One window of the Thermococcus celericrescens genome contains the following:
- the cca gene encoding CCA tRNA nucleotidyltransferase → MDVEAVLQKILPRIRPTDEERAFVEGLMRELETIAEETIESLGLDVKPYFVGSLAKDTYLAGDHDVDLFLAFPLDTPLEELREKGLELGKTIAERLDSYEIAYAEHPYVRARYRGVKVDLVPCYDVESWRDVKTAVDRSILHNRWVFENLRGRNDEVRLLKRFLKGINAYGSEIYIRGFSGYLAEILTIRYGSFLGVLENADFMLRQKIIDPGNWLKREHEVAMKTVRREAEADRPLIVIDPVDPRRNVAANLGWERYGVFYFRAAQFLEGPSEGFFFPRGQKSGSYLAELRRKGTHLVTLVFQAPGLVEDILLPQLERSARGFEKALTREGFKVLGWNVGHEGSKAFIMLEVDRRERERMMIKPGPEFFTERGRDFYRKNDRVWIIGKRLFAEKVVREGVVEVILELLEKNQVAMGKSVRENIRDAGIMLDYVPKELENEAYLFLSREKWNLKG, encoded by the coding sequence ATGGACGTCGAGGCCGTGCTTCAAAAAATTCTTCCGAGAATACGCCCAACAGATGAGGAGAGGGCCTTCGTGGAAGGCCTAATGAGGGAACTGGAGACCATAGCAGAGGAGACCATCGAAAGCCTAGGCCTCGACGTTAAGCCCTACTTCGTCGGCTCGCTCGCGAAGGACACCTACCTGGCCGGCGACCACGACGTTGACCTCTTCCTGGCTTTCCCCCTCGATACCCCCTTGGAAGAGCTCCGGGAGAAAGGTTTAGAACTTGGTAAGACCATCGCCGAGAGACTCGACTCCTATGAAATCGCCTATGCGGAGCATCCCTACGTGAGGGCCCGGTACAGAGGCGTGAAGGTCGACCTTGTTCCCTGCTACGACGTGGAAAGCTGGAGGGACGTGAAGACTGCCGTAGACCGCTCGATACTCCACAACCGCTGGGTTTTTGAGAACCTCAGGGGCAGGAACGACGAGGTAAGGCTCCTCAAGCGCTTTTTGAAGGGCATAAACGCCTATGGGAGCGAGATATACATCCGCGGATTCTCCGGTTACTTAGCTGAGATCCTCACCATCAGGTACGGCTCATTCCTCGGAGTCCTTGAAAATGCCGACTTCATGCTGAGGCAGAAGATAATAGACCCGGGAAACTGGCTCAAGCGGGAGCATGAGGTAGCCATGAAAACCGTCAGGCGCGAGGCCGAGGCTGACAGGCCTCTGATAGTCATCGACCCCGTCGACCCTAGGCGGAACGTCGCGGCAAACCTGGGCTGGGAACGCTACGGGGTTTTCTACTTCAGAGCAGCCCAGTTTCTGGAGGGTCCATCCGAGGGGTTCTTCTTCCCACGGGGACAGAAAAGCGGAAGCTACCTCGCCGAACTGAGGAGGAAGGGAACCCACCTCGTGACGCTGGTCTTTCAGGCTCCGGGCCTGGTGGAGGACATCCTGCTCCCCCAGCTGGAGAGGAGCGCGCGGGGCTTTGAGAAGGCCCTCACAAGGGAAGGTTTCAAAGTCCTCGGATGGAACGTTGGGCATGAGGGCAGCAAAGCCTTCATAATGCTCGAGGTGGACAGGAGGGAAAGGGAGAGGATGATGATAAAGCCCGGACCCGAGTTCTTCACAGAGCGAGGCCGGGACTTCTACCGGAAGAACGATAGGGTGTGGATTATAGGAAAGAGACTCTTCGCGGAAAAAGTTGTCAGGGAGGGAGTAGTTGAGGTTATCCTCGAACTCCTGGAGAAGAACCAGGTTGCCATGGGGAAAAGCGTTAGAGAAAACATCAGGGACGCCGGGATAATGCTAGACTACGTCCCGAAGGAGCTGGAGAACGAAGCCTACCTCTTCCTGAGCAGAGAGAAGTGGAATCTGAAGGGCTAG